In Candidatus Sodalis pierantonius str. SOPE, one DNA window encodes the following:
- the fabF gene encoding beta-ketoacyl-ACP synthase II, translating into MSKRRVVVTGLGMLSPVGNTVESTWSALLAGQSGIGLIDHFDTTAYATRFAGLVKNFNSEDYLSRKEARKMDAFIQYGVAAGLQAMQDSGLVVTEENADRIGAAIGSGIGGLGLIEENHSALVNGGPRKISPFFVPSTIVNMVVGHLSIMCGLRGPSISIATACTTGVHNIGHAARIIAYDDADVMLAGGAEKGSTPLGVGGFGAARALSTRNDDPQAASRPWDRDRDGFVLGDGAGVMVLEEYEHAKRRGAKIYAGVVGFGMSSDAYHMTSPPDDGAGAARSMINALRDTGITPAQVAYINAHGTSTPTGDKAETQAVKAVFAESAGKVMVSSTKSMTGHLLGAAGAIEAIFSVLALRDQAIPPTINLDNPDEGCDLDYVPKEARQVKGMDYTLCNSFGFGGTNGSLVFRAI; encoded by the coding sequence GTGTCTAAGCGTCGAGTAGTTGTGACCGGACTTGGCATGTTGTCTCCTGTCGGCAATACCGTAGAATCTACGTGGAGCGCGCTCCTTGCCGGACAGAGTGGCATCGGCCTGATCGACCATTTTGATACTACTGCCTATGCAACACGTTTTGCAGGCTTAGTTAAAAATTTTAATTCTGAAGATTATCTGTCGCGCAAAGAAGCCCGCAAGATGGATGCCTTCATCCAGTATGGCGTCGCCGCCGGCCTTCAGGCAATGCAGGACTCCGGCCTGGTGGTAACCGAAGAAAACGCCGATCGTATCGGCGCGGCCATCGGTTCGGGTATCGGCGGCCTGGGGCTGATTGAAGAGAACCACAGCGCCCTGGTGAACGGCGGACCGCGCAAAATCAGTCCGTTCTTCGTGCCCTCGACCATTGTCAATATGGTGGTAGGCCATTTGTCCATCATGTGTGGCCTGCGCGGGCCGAGCATCTCCATTGCCACCGCCTGTACCACCGGCGTGCATAATATCGGCCATGCGGCGCGCATTATCGCTTATGACGACGCGGACGTGATGCTGGCGGGGGGCGCCGAGAAAGGCAGCACGCCGCTGGGCGTCGGCGGTTTTGGCGCGGCGCGGGCGCTGTCGACCCGCAACGACGATCCCCAGGCCGCAAGCCGTCCTTGGGATCGCGACCGCGACGGTTTCGTTCTTGGCGACGGCGCGGGCGTGATGGTGCTGGAGGAGTATGAGCATGCCAAACGGCGCGGCGCGAAAATCTACGCCGGAGTGGTCGGATTTGGCATGAGCAGCGATGCGTACCACATGACCTCGCCGCCGGATGACGGCGCCGGCGCCGCGCGATCGATGATCAATGCGCTACGCGATACGGGCATAACGCCGGCGCAGGTGGCCTATATCAATGCGCACGGTACTTCGACGCCCACCGGCGATAAAGCCGAAACCCAGGCGGTGAAAGCGGTATTCGCCGAATCCGCCGGCAAAGTGATGGTGAGCTCCACGAAGTCGATGACGGGGCATCTGCTGGGGGCGGCCGGCGCTATCGAAGCAATCTTCAGCGTGTTGGCGTTACGCGATCAGGCGATTCCACCGACCATTAACCTGGATAATCCCGACGAAGGTTGCGACCTGGACTATGTGCCGAAAGAAGCGCGTCAGGTCAAGGGGATGGATTACACCTTGTGCAACTCGTTCGGCTTCGGCGGGACCAACGGCTCGCTGGTGTTCCGCGCGATTTAA
- the rluC gene encoding 23S rRNA pseudouridine(955/2504/2580) synthase RluC, whose product MNENNPGVHFITITADEAGQRIDNFLRTHLKGVPKSMIYRIVRKGEVRVNKKRVKPEYKLQNDDEVRIPPVRRSDDEQAPVSAGIDKVAVLNDAVLYEDDYLLILNKPAGTAVHGGSGLSFGVIEGLRALRPDARFLELVHRLDRDTSGVLLVAKKRSALRALHEQLRAKGMQKDYLALVCGQWQSHVKTVAAPLLKNILASGERIVRVNSEGKPSETRFKVEERFTLATLVRASPITGRTHQIRVHAQHAGHPIAFDDRYGDGAFDQQLTVCGLNRLFLHAAALRFDHPGSGETLRIEAPLDAPLRQCLLYLRAHHK is encoded by the coding sequence ATGAATGAGAATAATCCCGGCGTACATTTTATCACCATCACCGCAGACGAAGCCGGTCAGCGGATAGACAATTTTTTGCGTACGCACCTCAAAGGGGTGCCGAAAAGCATGATTTACCGCATCGTGCGTAAAGGTGAAGTACGCGTCAATAAAAAAAGGGTAAAACCGGAATACAAACTGCAAAATGATGATGAAGTGCGTATTCCACCGGTACGACGGTCGGATGACGAGCAGGCGCCTGTTTCCGCCGGGATCGATAAAGTCGCCGTGTTAAATGACGCCGTGCTTTATGAAGACGATTATCTGCTGATCCTGAATAAACCGGCCGGCACGGCCGTACATGGCGGCAGCGGTCTGAGTTTTGGCGTTATTGAAGGCCTGCGCGCCCTGCGCCCCGATGCGCGCTTTCTGGAATTGGTTCACCGCCTTGATCGGGACACCTCCGGCGTGCTGTTGGTGGCCAAGAAACGTTCGGCGCTGCGCGCGCTGCATGAGCAATTGCGCGCCAAGGGGATGCAAAAGGACTATCTGGCGCTGGTGTGCGGTCAGTGGCAGTCCCACGTTAAAACGGTCGCGGCGCCGCTGCTGAAGAATATCCTCGCCAGCGGCGAGCGCATCGTGCGGGTAAACAGCGAGGGAAAACCGTCGGAAACCCGTTTCAAGGTGGAAGAGCGGTTTACGCTGGCCACGCTGGTCAGGGCGAGTCCAATCACCGGGCGCACCCATCAGATTCGGGTTCATGCCCAACATGCCGGCCATCCCATTGCGTTTGACGATCGCTACGGCGACGGCGCGTTCGATCAGCAACTAACAGTGTGCGGCCTGAATCGCCTGTTTTTGCATGCTGCCGCGCTGCGCTTTGATCATCCCGGCAGCGGCGAAACGCTGCGGATAGAAGCGCCGCTGGATGCGCCGCTGCGCCAATGCCTGCTGTATCTGCGCGCCCATCATAAATAG
- the fabD gene encoding ACP S-malonyltransferase encodes MTVFAMVFPGQGSQTVEMLAELAVDHAVVEATFAKASAALGYDLWQRVQQGPAEELNKTWQTQPALLASSVALWRVWQQQGGRAPALLAGHSLGEYSALVCAGSLDFTAAIALVALRGKLMQEAVPAGSGAMSAIIGLDNDAIAAACERAAQGQVVSPVNFNSPGQVVIAGHKEAVERAGVFCKEAGAKRALPLPVSVPSHCALMKPAAEKLAQALEAVTFVAPQIPVINNVDVRAEQDPAAIRQALVRQLYSPVCWTETVEYLAAQGVEVLLEVGPGKVLTGLTKRIVGTLSGAAVNDPASLAAAIEL; translated from the coding sequence ATGACTGTTTTTGCCATGGTATTTCCAGGACAGGGCTCCCAGACGGTGGAGATGCTGGCGGAGCTGGCGGTAGATCACGCGGTGGTCGAGGCGACGTTCGCCAAAGCTTCCGCCGCTCTGGGCTATGATTTGTGGCAGCGGGTGCAGCAAGGCCCGGCTGAAGAGCTGAACAAAACCTGGCAGACCCAGCCGGCATTATTGGCGTCATCTGTTGCCCTGTGGCGCGTCTGGCAGCAGCAGGGCGGACGAGCGCCGGCGCTGCTGGCTGGCCACAGTTTGGGCGAGTATTCGGCGCTGGTTTGCGCCGGCAGTCTGGATTTCACCGCGGCAATTGCGCTGGTGGCGCTGCGCGGCAAACTAATGCAGGAAGCGGTACCGGCCGGTAGCGGCGCAATGTCCGCTATCATCGGGCTGGACAACGATGCTATCGCCGCCGCCTGTGAGCGGGCGGCTCAGGGGCAAGTGGTTTCGCCGGTGAATTTCAATTCGCCGGGTCAGGTGGTTATCGCCGGGCATAAGGAGGCGGTGGAACGGGCCGGCGTATTCTGTAAGGAAGCCGGGGCCAAGCGCGCGTTGCCGTTGCCGGTCAGCGTGCCGTCCCATTGTGCCCTGATGAAGCCCGCCGCGGAAAAACTGGCGCAGGCGTTGGAAGCGGTAACATTTGTCGCACCGCAGATCCCGGTGATCAATAACGTTGATGTACGCGCGGAGCAGGATCCGGCGGCCATCCGTCAAGCATTGGTGCGCCAGCTTTATAGCCCGGTGTGCTGGACTGAAACCGTGGAGTACCTTGCGGCCCAGGGCGTAGAGGTGTTGTTGGAAGTCGGCCCGGGCAAGGTGCTTACCGGACTGACCAAACGTATAGTCGGCACCCTGTCGGGCGCGGCGGTGAACGATCCTGCCTCGCTGGCCGCAGCGATTGAACTTTAA
- a CDS encoding beta-ketoacyl-ACP synthase III has protein sequence MFTKILGTGSCLPAQIRSNADLEKMVDTSDEWIVTRTGIRERRIASADETVSSMGRHAAELALNMAGIEAEKVGMVIVATTSSSHAFPSSACQIQRDLGINDCIAFDMAAACAGFAYALGVADTYIKNGAVEYALVVGSDTLSHTLDPEDRGTLILFGDGAGTVVLGRSATPGIISTHLHADGRYGDLLTLPYHNRLDPAASAYLTMSGNDVFKVAVTELAHIVDETLSANALDRSELDWLVPHQANLRIITATAKRLGMGMEKVVVTLDRHGNTSAASVPLALDEAVRDGRIQPGQLVLLEAFGGGFTWGSVLLRF, from the coding sequence ATGTTTACTAAGATTCTCGGCACCGGGAGCTGTCTTCCGGCGCAAATCCGGTCCAACGCCGACCTGGAAAAAATGGTGGACACTTCGGATGAGTGGATTGTCACCCGAACCGGCATCCGCGAACGCCGCATCGCCAGTGCCGATGAAACTGTCTCCAGTATGGGGCGTCATGCCGCTGAACTAGCGCTGAATATGGCCGGCATCGAGGCGGAGAAAGTCGGCATGGTGATTGTCGCCACCACCTCGTCCAGCCACGCTTTTCCCAGTTCAGCCTGTCAGATTCAGCGCGACCTGGGGATCAACGACTGCATCGCTTTCGATATGGCGGCGGCCTGCGCCGGTTTTGCCTATGCGCTCGGGGTGGCGGACACCTATATCAAAAACGGCGCGGTCGAGTATGCGCTGGTGGTAGGGTCCGATACGTTAAGCCATACCCTGGACCCCGAGGATCGCGGTACGTTGATTCTGTTCGGTGACGGGGCGGGCACGGTGGTACTCGGACGCTCGGCGACACCGGGCATCATTTCCACGCATCTGCACGCCGATGGCCGCTATGGCGATCTGCTGACGCTTCCGTATCATAATCGCCTGGATCCCGCCGCTTCCGCTTACCTGACGATGTCGGGTAACGATGTGTTCAAGGTGGCGGTCACCGAACTGGCGCATATCGTTGATGAAACGCTCAGCGCCAACGCGCTCGATCGCAGCGAGCTGGACTGGCTGGTGCCGCATCAGGCCAACCTGCGCATCATTACCGCCACCGCCAAACGCCTGGGAATGGGCATGGAAAAAGTGGTGGTCACACTGGATAGGCACGGCAATACCTCCGCCGCTTCGGTGCCGCTGGCGCTCGATGAAGCGGTGCGCGACGGTCGCATTCAGCCGGGACAGCTGGTGCTGCTTGAAGCCTTTGGTGGCGGTTTCACCTGGGGTTCGGTGCTGTTACGGTTTTAA
- the plsX gene encoding phosphate acyltransferase PlsX produces the protein MRRLTLALDAMGGDFGTAVTVPAALQALVSYPQLELLLVGNPAAINPLLVKTDSVLRERLTVIPAESVITSDAKPSQAIRASRGTSMRVALELIKDGRAQACVSAGNTGALMGLAKLVLKPLDGIERPALMVVLPHQKQGKTVVLDLGANVACDGSMLAQFAVMGAVMAEHIVGVNNPRVALLNIGEEETKGLDPIQHAAALLRDVPSINYIGYLEANELLTGKTDVLVCDGFVGNVTLKTMEGVIRVFLSLLKSSGESGRQGWLMQWVKRWMKRRLIRQFGQLNPDQYNGACLIGLRGTVIKSHGAANQRAFTAAIEQAMQAVERQIPERIAARLDTVLPKSD, from the coding sequence TTGAGACGTCTAACCCTTGCGTTAGATGCAATGGGCGGTGACTTTGGTACCGCCGTGACGGTGCCTGCAGCATTGCAGGCACTGGTCTCATATCCGCAACTTGAACTGCTGCTCGTCGGCAATCCCGCAGCGATTAATCCTTTACTGGTAAAAACCGATTCCGTTCTGCGCGAGCGATTGACGGTCATACCCGCTGAATCGGTTATTACCAGTGACGCCAAACCGTCGCAGGCCATACGGGCCAGCCGCGGGACATCCATGCGCGTTGCGCTGGAGCTTATCAAGGACGGCCGCGCCCAGGCCTGCGTCAGCGCCGGCAATACCGGCGCGCTGATGGGGCTGGCGAAGCTGGTGCTAAAACCCCTTGACGGTATTGAGCGGCCGGCGCTGATGGTGGTTTTGCCCCATCAAAAGCAGGGCAAAACGGTGGTGTTGGATTTGGGCGCCAACGTCGCCTGCGATGGTTCGATGCTGGCGCAATTCGCCGTCATGGGCGCGGTGATGGCGGAGCACATCGTGGGGGTGAATAACCCGCGCGTAGCGCTTTTGAATATCGGTGAGGAAGAAACCAAGGGCCTCGACCCTATTCAGCACGCGGCGGCACTGTTACGAGATGTTCCGTCAATCAATTATATAGGCTATCTTGAAGCCAATGAATTATTGACGGGAAAAACCGATGTCCTGGTCTGTGACGGTTTTGTTGGTAACGTCACATTAAAGACCATGGAAGGGGTGATAAGAGTTTTTCTGTCATTGCTGAAATCCTCTGGGGAAAGCGGCAGGCAGGGTTGGCTGATGCAATGGGTCAAGCGCTGGATGAAACGTCGCCTGATTCGTCAATTCGGGCAACTGAATCCCGACCAATATAATGGCGCTTGCCTGATAGGTTTGCGAGGCACCGTAATTAAAAGTCACGGTGCGGCAAATCAGCGCGCGTTTACCGCCGCTATCGAACAGGCAATGCAAGCGGTGGAGCGGCAGATCCCGGAGCGGATTGCCGCACGCCTGGATACGGTACTACCCAAGAGTGATTAA
- the acpP gene encoding acyl carrier protein: MSTIEESVKAIIAEQLGVKKEEVVNNASFVDDLGADSLDTVELVMALEEEFDTEIPDEEAEKITTVQAAIDFIQASQQ; encoded by the coding sequence ATGAGCACTATCGAAGAAAGCGTTAAGGCAATCATCGCTGAGCAACTGGGCGTTAAGAAAGAAGAAGTCGTAAATAATGCTTCTTTCGTTGACGACCTCGGCGCTGACTCTCTTGACACCGTTGAGCTGGTAATGGCGCTGGAAGAAGAGTTCGATACCGAAATTCCGGACGAAGAAGCTGAGAAAATCACTACTGTTCAGGCAGCAATTGATTTTATTCAGGCAAGCCAGCAGTAA
- the rne gene encoding ribonuclease E: MKRMLINATQQEELRVALVDGQRLYDLDIESPGHEQKKANIYKGKITRIEPSLEAAFVDYGAERHGFLPLKEISREYFPPQYSSHGRPNIKDVLREGQEVIVQVDKEERGNKGAALTTFISLAGSYLVLMPNNPRAGGISRRIEGDDRTELKEALSSLELPDGMGLIVRTAGVGKSADALQWDLAFRLKHWQAIKKAAEGRPAPFLIHQESNVIVRAFRDYLRPDIGEILIDNPKVLDLAKEHIASLGRPDFTSKIKLYSGEIPLFSHYQIESQIESAFQREVRLPSGGSIVIDTTEALTAIDINSARSTRGGDIEETAFNTNLEAADEIARQLRLRDLGGLIVIDFIDMTPVRHQREVENCLRESVRQDRARIQIGRISRFGLLELSRQRLSPSLGESSHHVCPRCGGTGTIRDNESLSLSILRLIEEEALKENTLEVHAIVPVPIASYLLNEKREAVNAIEKRQGGVRAIIVPNDQMQTPHYAVLRVRKGEEAPTLSYLLPQLHEVEMIQPSEEPAAERKRPEQPALAAFVMPDPPLASEKPAAAETVVQAAPAAAVKAAGASRGLFGRLVAGFKSLIGTPAQQTETNAAEAVVVEMPPETETPRRQDRRGQRRQPSGRREHNNESTRAGQESRQPREGRDDTRRKRPQAVTETETEGEMIGETQQEGQVQQSRREPRQDRQRRRQQEPKAQVAEQELKTLPAEIAPDDTASEEDKPIQAQPRRQRRALNRKIRVGDRAAPTSDAAESATAAFNAAVESQDDDIGGLQSENDVALEAGNADGGRNGNEAGLPRRSRRSPRHLRVSGQRRRRYRDERYPLSSPVPLTSAVVSPEMASGKVWVSYPVTPIEQPEHDAGADVAAGTDATVGQKQAAFAVTPAGEAAAATVSEALNSQQLPPSTLIPSPAQEAAADDVPPVIAPGEQPMAQRQIERAEPAAGSAVTPTADDGDDVSQAPAQPIAAPATPNAETAPLSLEQRDEERHADSVPASQPVTVHEEERSADLASPSQPVASHDDERPVNSAQDVTPPETHDASRPDDTANADAVAVSEPFLGAALPPVVPAADGQNVGTAQPTPSAAAEDAARHMPPPVSPPLTQEGRPLPVSPDTPAMRFKHHASAPMTKAPAPAYTPSPLPVSDWQRPDYRFDDHGAAGGHAADKQATAPATRPDTPDPL; the protein is encoded by the coding sequence ATGAAAAGAATGTTAATTAACGCAACTCAACAGGAGGAGTTGCGCGTTGCTCTGGTAGATGGCCAGCGGCTGTATGACCTAGATATTGAGAGCCCCGGGCATGAGCAAAAAAAAGCCAATATCTACAAGGGTAAAATCACCCGTATTGAACCCAGCCTGGAAGCGGCGTTTGTGGATTATGGCGCCGAGCGCCACGGTTTCCTTCCTCTTAAAGAAATTTCCCGCGAGTACTTTCCTCCTCAATATTCTTCCCATGGCAGACCCAATATCAAGGATGTGCTGCGTGAAGGTCAGGAAGTCATCGTGCAGGTGGACAAAGAGGAACGGGGTAATAAAGGCGCGGCGCTGACCACCTTTATCAGCCTGGCCGGCAGCTATCTGGTGCTGATGCCGAACAATCCGCGCGCGGGCGGGATTTCGCGCCGTATCGAAGGCGACGACCGCACCGAGCTGAAAGAAGCGCTGTCCTCCCTTGAACTACCTGACGGTATGGGGCTTATCGTCCGCACCGCCGGCGTCGGCAAATCGGCCGATGCGCTGCAATGGGATCTTGCCTTTCGCCTCAAACACTGGCAAGCGATAAAGAAGGCCGCCGAAGGGCGCCCGGCGCCGTTTTTGATTCACCAGGAAAGTAATGTTATCGTCCGCGCTTTCCGCGATTATTTACGGCCCGATATTGGCGAAATCCTGATCGATAATCCCAAAGTGCTGGATCTAGCGAAGGAGCATATCGCGTCGCTTGGCCGCCCGGATTTTACCAGTAAGATTAAACTTTACAGCGGTGAAATCCCCCTGTTCAGCCACTACCAGATCGAATCACAGATTGAATCCGCATTTCAGCGTGAAGTGCGATTGCCCTCCGGCGGTTCCATTGTCATCGACACCACCGAGGCGCTTACCGCTATTGATATCAACTCCGCACGTTCAACCCGCGGCGGCGATATTGAAGAAACCGCTTTCAATACCAACCTTGAAGCGGCCGACGAAATCGCCCGTCAGCTGCGTCTGCGCGACCTGGGCGGTCTGATCGTTATCGACTTCATCGATATGACGCCGGTGCGCCATCAGCGGGAAGTGGAAAATTGCCTACGCGAGTCGGTGCGCCAGGATCGTGCCCGTATTCAAATAGGCCGCATCTCCCGCTTCGGTCTGCTGGAGCTCTCCCGTCAGCGCCTGAGTCCGTCACTGGGTGAATCGAGCCATCACGTCTGCCCCCGCTGCGGCGGCACCGGCACCATCCGTGATAACGAATCCCTTTCCCTTTCCATACTGCGGCTTATCGAAGAAGAAGCGCTGAAAGAGAATACTCTCGAAGTTCATGCCATTGTGCCGGTTCCCATCGCCTCCTATTTGTTAAACGAGAAGCGCGAAGCCGTCAACGCCATCGAGAAACGTCAAGGCGGCGTACGGGCGATTATCGTCCCGAACGATCAAATGCAGACCCCGCATTATGCGGTGTTGCGCGTGCGCAAAGGCGAAGAGGCCCCGACGCTGAGCTATCTGCTGCCACAATTGCACGAAGTGGAAATGATCCAGCCGTCGGAGGAGCCCGCCGCAGAGCGCAAGCGCCCCGAGCAGCCGGCGCTGGCGGCCTTTGTCATGCCCGATCCGCCGCTGGCCAGCGAGAAACCCGCCGCCGCTGAAACCGTGGTGCAGGCAGCGCCTGCCGCCGCGGTAAAGGCCGCGGGCGCTTCCCGCGGCTTGTTCGGCCGCCTGGTCGCCGGCTTCAAATCCCTCATCGGTACGCCGGCGCAGCAGACGGAAACCAACGCCGCCGAAGCGGTTGTCGTTGAGATGCCGCCCGAAACGGAAACGCCGCGCCGTCAGGATCGCCGCGGTCAACGCCGTCAACCGAGTGGCCGACGCGAGCACAATAACGAGTCGACCCGCGCCGGTCAGGAAAGCCGTCAGCCGCGCGAAGGTCGCGACGATACGCGCCGCAAGCGTCCCCAGGCCGTCACCGAGACGGAGACCGAGGGCGAGATGATTGGCGAGACTCAGCAGGAAGGGCAGGTGCAACAATCGCGCCGTGAACCCCGCCAGGATCGCCAACGGCGCCGTCAGCAGGAGCCGAAAGCGCAAGTCGCCGAGCAGGAGTTGAAAACGCTGCCGGCCGAGATAGCGCCAGACGACACCGCCAGCGAGGAAGATAAACCGATTCAGGCCCAGCCGCGCCGCCAGCGTCGCGCGCTGAACCGCAAAATCCGCGTCGGCGATCGGGCAGCGCCGACATCAGACGCGGCGGAAAGCGCTACGGCCGCCTTCAATGCGGCGGTGGAAAGCCAAGATGACGATATCGGCGGTTTGCAAAGTGAAAATGATGTCGCGCTCGAGGCCGGCAATGCCGACGGCGGACGTAACGGCAACGAGGCGGGCTTGCCGCGCCGTTCCCGCCGTTCACCCCGTCATCTGCGCGTCAGCGGTCAACGCCGTCGCCGCTACCGTGACGAACGTTATCCGCTCTCATCGCCGGTACCGCTTACTAGCGCGGTAGTGTCGCCGGAAATGGCCTCGGGTAAAGTCTGGGTGAGCTATCCCGTCACCCCCATTGAGCAACCGGAACATGACGCCGGCGCCGATGTGGCCGCGGGTACCGATGCCACCGTGGGTCAGAAACAGGCGGCGTTTGCCGTTACGCCGGCGGGCGAAGCCGCAGCCGCGACGGTCAGCGAGGCGCTGAACAGCCAACAGCTGCCGCCGTCAACGCTGATACCGTCACCTGCGCAGGAAGCTGCCGCTGATGACGTACCGCCGGTGATCGCCCCAGGCGAGCAGCCGATGGCGCAGCGGCAGATCGAGCGGGCCGAACCGGCTGCCGGCAGCGCCGTGACGCCAACGGCTGATGATGGCGACGATGTATCGCAAGCGCCAGCACAGCCTATTGCCGCACCGGCCACCCCCAACGCCGAAACCGCACCGCTGTCGCTTGAACAACGCGATGAAGAACGTCATGCCGATTCGGTGCCGGCGTCGCAGCCAGTCACGGTTCACGAAGAGGAGCGTTCCGCCGATTTGGCATCACCGTCGCAGCCGGTCGCGTCCCATGACGACGAACGTCCGGTCAACTCGGCGCAGGACGTTACGCCGCCTGAGACGCACGATGCGTCACGCCCTGACGACACAGCCAATGCGGACGCCGTCGCCGTCTCCGAGCCGTTCCTCGGCGCTGCATTGCCCCCGGTCGTTCCGGCCGCGGACGGTCAGAATGTCGGCACCGCGCAGCCAACGCCATCCGCTGCGGCTGAAGACGCCGCCCGTCATATGCCGCCGCCCGTCAGCCCGCCGCTGACGCAGGAAGGACGTCCGTTGCCGGTATCGCCAGACACCCCCGCAATGCGCTTCAAGCATCATGCCAGCGCGCCGATGACCAAAGCGCCAGCGCCGGCCTATACGCCTTCGCCGCTGCCGGTCAGCGACTGGCAACGGCCAGATTATCGGTTCGACGATCATGGTGCCGCCGGCGGCCACGCCGCGGATAAGCAGGCGACCGCCCCGGCAACCCGTCCTGACACGCCGGATCCGCTGTAA
- the rpmF gene encoding 50S ribosomal protein L32: MAVQQNKPTRSKRGMRRSHDELTTSTVSVDNASGETHLRHHITADGFYRGRKVIAK, encoded by the coding sequence ATGGCCGTACAACAAAATAAACCCACCCGTTCCAAACGTGGTATGCGCCGTTCTCACGACGAGCTGACCACCTCCACTGTATCAGTGGACAACGCTTCCGGTGAAACCCACCTGCGTCACCACATCACCGCCGACGGTTTCTACCGCGGTCGTAAAGTTATCGCCAAGTAA
- the fabG gene encoding 3-oxoacyl-ACP reductase FabG, which yields MSFEGKIALVTGASRGIGRAIAETLAARGATVIGTATTESSAAAISAYLGDSGKGMELDVSSNDSIEAFLEKMRAKFGDADILVNNAGITRDNLLMRMKEDEWQSILDTNLTSVFRMSKAVMRAMMKKRYGRIITIGSVVGAMGNAGQANYAAAKAGLIGFSKSLAREVASRGITVNVVAPGFIATDMTEALTDEHRAGILSQIPANRLGYPKEIASAVAFFASEEAAYITGETIHVNGGMYML from the coding sequence ATGAGCTTTGAAGGTAAAATTGCGCTGGTGACCGGCGCTAGCCGGGGTATTGGCCGCGCGATAGCGGAAACGCTCGCGGCGCGTGGTGCGACTGTGATTGGTACCGCTACCACTGAATCGAGCGCGGCCGCTATCAGCGCCTATCTGGGCGACAGCGGTAAAGGAATGGAATTGGATGTTTCCAGTAACGATTCCATCGAGGCTTTTTTAGAGAAAATGCGCGCGAAATTTGGCGACGCGGATATTTTAGTGAATAATGCGGGCATTACGCGTGATAATCTGCTGATGCGCATGAAAGAAGACGAATGGCAGTCTATTCTTGATACTAATCTGACGTCCGTATTCCGCATGTCGAAAGCGGTAATGCGGGCCATGATGAAAAAGCGCTACGGCAGAATTATTACAATCGGTTCTGTTGTTGGCGCCATGGGCAATGCGGGACAAGCCAATTATGCCGCCGCCAAGGCGGGGTTAATTGGCTTTAGTAAATCGCTGGCGCGTGAAGTCGCCTCGCGCGGCATTACGGTCAACGTGGTGGCGCCGGGATTTATCGCGACAGATATGACCGAAGCGTTGACAGATGAGCACCGTGCGGGCATTTTGTCCCAGATTCCGGCAAATCGTCTCGGCTATCCGAAAGAAATCGCCAGTGCTGTCGCTTTTTTCGCCTCTGAGGAGGCAGCATATATTACCGGCGAAACGATACATGTCAATGGCGGCATGTATATGCTGTAA
- the yceD gene encoding 23S rRNA accumulation protein YceD, producing MQNVKLPLTIDAVRTAQKRLDYAGAYAPERVTRVAESVVSVESDVEAALSFAIDNQRLAVISGHADVEVTLRCQRCNQPFAHQVHTTFSFSPVVSDEQAEALPEAYEAVYVDEFGEMDLLAMIEDEIILSLPIAPVHDPEHCEVSATEQVFGKLPAEAEKPNPFSVLASLKHK from the coding sequence ATGCAAAATGTAAAATTACCCTTGACCATTGATGCGGTACGCACCGCTCAGAAACGCCTGGACTACGCTGGAGCCTATGCGCCTGAGCGGGTAACGCGTGTTGCCGAATCCGTGGTGAGTGTGGAGAGTGATGTCGAGGCCGCGTTGTCGTTCGCAATCGATAACCAGCGCCTGGCGGTGATTAGCGGCCACGCGGACGTAGAGGTGACTCTGCGCTGCCAGCGTTGCAACCAGCCGTTTGCGCATCAGGTTCACACGACATTCAGTTTCAGTCCGGTCGTCAGCGACGAGCAGGCTGAGGCGTTGCCGGAAGCGTATGAGGCGGTCTACGTCGATGAATTTGGCGAGATGGATTTGTTGGCAATGATTGAAGATGAAATTATTCTCTCTTTGCCTATCGCGCCGGTGCATGATCCTGAACACTGTGAAGTGTCCGCAACGGAACAGGTATTTGGTAAACTACCCGCCGAGGCGGAAAAACCTAATCCATTTTCCGTATTAGCCAGTTTAAAGCATAAGTAA